Proteins from one Coffea arabica cultivar ET-39 chromosome 8c, Coffea Arabica ET-39 HiFi, whole genome shotgun sequence genomic window:
- the LOC140013895 gene encoding uncharacterized protein isoform X2 — translation MEGTDSQSTPTNESASKSSSENCRQKTDIAWRYVIEGQDSEGRRILICHWCNNTFRGGGINRMKHHLAKVKGNVAPCKNVPDDVRLLMEDSLNENFQKAKEKKGIFEIGNPFGRSVAGFEDDDIQEIPHKNKKATQTKAGENKGKRKAQHGIESYMTGKSLDHSQPSIKSCMQSKERWHDTDMAIALWFYDACIPMNACNSPYYQQAIGKIASMGHGYQGPSYHALRVNLLKDAKKQVELIVENLRSKWTEFGCTIMGDGWKDNRQRSLINFLVYCPSGISFIKSVDASDFESNAEYLCNLFSEIVEIVGPSNVVHMVADNASNYKAAGRLLSEKYPTISWSPCAAHCLNLIMKDIGEMTHVKDVITLASRVTVYVHNRKWILSWLRKRPGWREIVRPAETRFGTNFIALKNLHDLKQHLEALVTSSAYKRELKNEKGKEVKQIALDGKFWNNCLIIVRIMGPIMRLLRICDSDEKPLLGYVYEGMWRVVSGIKELFKKKKKFYGPYIDIIDRRWDNMLKKDLHAAAFWLNPAFQYDRDSPCHMPEIMKSVLEVMQKLKMDGLQYMMDEISMFRSKNQSFGFQFAQNTYKTARPDEWWRLFGNDAPHLQKLAIKLLSQTSSSSGCERNWSVFERIHTKKRNRLEHQRLSYKKRSYDPVDYEAIDKVEFWIVDEEQEGELDYDELEEMIEEEFPKTGEDGPSQSRKKDTNIVQLDDEDDLDDIDLESYEIGDKDDEDEDEEWLR, via the exons ATGGAAGGTACTGATTCACAATCCACACCAACAAATGAGTCAGCATCAAAGTCAAGTTCCGAAAATTGTAGGCAAAAAACTGATATAGCTTGGAGATATGTTATAGAAGGACAAGATTCAGAAGGCAGAAGAATTTTAATATGTCATTGGTGCAATAATACTTTTAGAGGAGGAGGTATTAATCGAATGAAACATCATTTAGCAAAAGTCAAGGGTAATGTTGCTCCATGCAAAAATGTGCCGGATGATGTTCGTTTGTTGATGGAAGATTCATTGaacgaaaattttcaaaaagccAAAGAGAAAAAAGGGATATTTGAAATTGGAAATCCATTTGGCCGAAGTGTAGCGGGATTTGAAGATGATGATATTCaagaaattcctcataaaaACAAGAAGGCAACTCAAACTAAAGCGGGTGAGaataagggaaaaagaaaggcacAACATGGCATTGAATCTTATATGACAGGTAAATCTCTTGATCATTCTCAACCGAGCATCAAGTCTTGTATGCAAAGTAAAGAGAGATGGCATGATACAGACATGGCTATAGCTTTGTGGTTTTATGATGCATGTATTCCAATGAATGCTTGTAATTCTCCTTATTATCAACAAGCAATTGGAAAAATAGCAAGTATGGGTCATGGTTATCAAGGACCTAGCTATCATGCTTTAAGAGTAAATTTGTTGAAAGATGCAAAGAAACAAGTTGAATTAATTGTTGAGAATTTGCGTAGTAAATGGACTGAATTTGGTTGCACAATTATGGGTGACGGTTGGAAGGATAATAGGCAAAGAAGCTTGATCAATTTTCTGGTCTATTGTCCGAGTGGGATCTCATTTATCAAATCTGTTGATGCTTCAGATTTTGAGTCTAATGCTGAATATTTGTGTAATCTGTTTTCAGAAATTGTTGAGATTGTTGGACCCAGTAATGTTGTACACATGGTCGCAGATAATGCAAGTAATTATAAAGCTGCTGGCCGCTTACTTTCTGAAAAATATCCTACAATTAGTTGGTCTCCTTGTGCAGCACATTGTTTGAATTTAATTATGAAAGATATTGGAGAAATGACTCATGTGAAAGATGTAATTACTCTTGCTTCAAGAGTCACTGTGTATGTTCATAATCGAAAGTGGATTCTTAGTTGGTTGAGAAAAAGGCCTGGTTGGAGAGAGATTGTTCGTCCTGCCGAAACTCGATTTGGTACTAATTTTATTGCTTTGAAAAATCTTCATGATCTGAAACAACATTTAGAGGCTTTAGTGACTTCTAGTGCATACAAGAGAgagttgaaaaatgaaaaaggtaaAGAAGTCAAACAAATTGCTCTTGATGGCAAGTTTTGGAATAATTGTTTGATTATTGTGAGAATTATGGGCCCAATTATGCGCTTGTTGCGTATTTGTGATTCTGATGAAAAACCTTTATTGGGTTATGTATATGAAGGCATGTGGAGAGTTGTTAGTGGCATTAAAGAGctgtttaagaaaaaaaaaaagttctatgGCCCATACATTGATATAATAGATAGGAGATGGGATAATATGTTGAAAAAAGATCTTCATGCGGCTGCTTTTTGGTTGAATCCGGCCTTCCAATATGATAGAGACAGCCCTTGTCATATGCCTGAGATTATGAAAAGTGTTTTAGAAGTCATGCAAAAGTTGAAAATGGATGGACTTCAatacatgatggatgaaatATCAATGTTTAGGTCAAAGAACCAAAGTTTTGGATTTCAATTTGCCCAAAATACTTACAAGACTGCCCGTCCAG ATGAGTGGTGGAGATTGTTTGGTAATGATGCTCCACATTTACAAAAGTTGGCAATTAAACTCTTGAGTcaaacttcttcttcttcgggaTGTGAACGCAATTGGAGTGTATTTGAACGCATCCATACCAAAAAGAGAAATAGACTTGAACATCAAAG GCTTTCATATAAAAAGAGGTCTTATGATCCGGTGGATTATGAAGCTATTGATAAAGTTGAATTTTGGATAGTTGATGAGGAACAAGAAGGAGAGCTTGATTATGATGAGTTAGAAGAAATGATCGAAGAAGAATTTCCCAAAACTGGTGAAGATGGACCCTCTCAATCAC GTAAGAAAGACACAAATATTGTGCAACTTGATGATGAGGATGATCTTGATGATATCGATTTGGAAAGTTATGAAATTGGAGATAaggatgatgaagatgaagatgaagaatgGCTTAGATAA
- the LOC140013895 gene encoding uncharacterized protein isoform X1 — MEGTDSQSTPTNESASKSSSENCRQKTDIAWRYVIEGQDSEGRRILICHWCNNTFRGGGINRMKHHLAKVKGNVAPCKNVPDDVRLLMEDSLNENFQKAKEKKGIFEIGNPFGRSVAGFEDDDIQEIPHKNKKATQTKAGENKGKRKAQHGIESYMTGKSLDHSQPSIKSCMQSKERWHDTDMAIALWFYDACIPMNACNSPYYQQAIGKIASMGHGYQGPSYHALRVNLLKDAKKQVELIVENLRSKWTEFGCTIMGDGWKDNRQRSLINFLVYCPSGISFIKSVDASDFESNAEYLCNLFSEIVEIVGPSNVVHMVADNASNYKAAGRLLSEKYPTISWSPCAAHCLNLIMKDIGEMTHVKDVITLASRVTVYVHNRKWILSWLRKRPGWREIVRPAETRFGTNFIALKNLHDLKQHLEALVTSSAYKRELKNEKGKEVKQIALDGKFWNNCLIIVRIMGPIMRLLRICDSDEKPLLGYVYEGMWRVVSGIKELFKKKKKFYGPYIDIIDRRWDNMLKKDLHAAAFWLNPAFQYDRDSPCHMPEIMKSVLEVMQKLKMDGLQYMMDEISMFRSKNQSFGFQFAQNTYKTARPDEWWRLFGNDAPHLQKLAIKLLSQTSSSSGCERNWSVFERIHTKKRNRLEHQRLNDLVYIHYNLRLKNRLSYKKRSYDPVDYEAIDKVEFWIVDEEQEGELDYDELEEMIEEEFPKTGEDGPSQSRKKDTNIVQLDDEDDLDDIDLESYEIGDKDDEDEDEEWLR, encoded by the exons ATGGAAGGTACTGATTCACAATCCACACCAACAAATGAGTCAGCATCAAAGTCAAGTTCCGAAAATTGTAGGCAAAAAACTGATATAGCTTGGAGATATGTTATAGAAGGACAAGATTCAGAAGGCAGAAGAATTTTAATATGTCATTGGTGCAATAATACTTTTAGAGGAGGAGGTATTAATCGAATGAAACATCATTTAGCAAAAGTCAAGGGTAATGTTGCTCCATGCAAAAATGTGCCGGATGATGTTCGTTTGTTGATGGAAGATTCATTGaacgaaaattttcaaaaagccAAAGAGAAAAAAGGGATATTTGAAATTGGAAATCCATTTGGCCGAAGTGTAGCGGGATTTGAAGATGATGATATTCaagaaattcctcataaaaACAAGAAGGCAACTCAAACTAAAGCGGGTGAGaataagggaaaaagaaaggcacAACATGGCATTGAATCTTATATGACAGGTAAATCTCTTGATCATTCTCAACCGAGCATCAAGTCTTGTATGCAAAGTAAAGAGAGATGGCATGATACAGACATGGCTATAGCTTTGTGGTTTTATGATGCATGTATTCCAATGAATGCTTGTAATTCTCCTTATTATCAACAAGCAATTGGAAAAATAGCAAGTATGGGTCATGGTTATCAAGGACCTAGCTATCATGCTTTAAGAGTAAATTTGTTGAAAGATGCAAAGAAACAAGTTGAATTAATTGTTGAGAATTTGCGTAGTAAATGGACTGAATTTGGTTGCACAATTATGGGTGACGGTTGGAAGGATAATAGGCAAAGAAGCTTGATCAATTTTCTGGTCTATTGTCCGAGTGGGATCTCATTTATCAAATCTGTTGATGCTTCAGATTTTGAGTCTAATGCTGAATATTTGTGTAATCTGTTTTCAGAAATTGTTGAGATTGTTGGACCCAGTAATGTTGTACACATGGTCGCAGATAATGCAAGTAATTATAAAGCTGCTGGCCGCTTACTTTCTGAAAAATATCCTACAATTAGTTGGTCTCCTTGTGCAGCACATTGTTTGAATTTAATTATGAAAGATATTGGAGAAATGACTCATGTGAAAGATGTAATTACTCTTGCTTCAAGAGTCACTGTGTATGTTCATAATCGAAAGTGGATTCTTAGTTGGTTGAGAAAAAGGCCTGGTTGGAGAGAGATTGTTCGTCCTGCCGAAACTCGATTTGGTACTAATTTTATTGCTTTGAAAAATCTTCATGATCTGAAACAACATTTAGAGGCTTTAGTGACTTCTAGTGCATACAAGAGAgagttgaaaaatgaaaaaggtaaAGAAGTCAAACAAATTGCTCTTGATGGCAAGTTTTGGAATAATTGTTTGATTATTGTGAGAATTATGGGCCCAATTATGCGCTTGTTGCGTATTTGTGATTCTGATGAAAAACCTTTATTGGGTTATGTATATGAAGGCATGTGGAGAGTTGTTAGTGGCATTAAAGAGctgtttaagaaaaaaaaaaagttctatgGCCCATACATTGATATAATAGATAGGAGATGGGATAATATGTTGAAAAAAGATCTTCATGCGGCTGCTTTTTGGTTGAATCCGGCCTTCCAATATGATAGAGACAGCCCTTGTCATATGCCTGAGATTATGAAAAGTGTTTTAGAAGTCATGCAAAAGTTGAAAATGGATGGACTTCAatacatgatggatgaaatATCAATGTTTAGGTCAAAGAACCAAAGTTTTGGATTTCAATTTGCCCAAAATACTTACAAGACTGCCCGTCCAG ATGAGTGGTGGAGATTGTTTGGTAATGATGCTCCACATTTACAAAAGTTGGCAATTAAACTCTTGAGTcaaacttcttcttcttcgggaTGTGAACGCAATTGGAGTGTATTTGAACGCATCCATACCAAAAAGAGAAATAGACTTGAACATCAAAGGTTGAATGATCTTGTTTATATTCATTATAATTTACGTTTGAAGAATAG GCTTTCATATAAAAAGAGGTCTTATGATCCGGTGGATTATGAAGCTATTGATAAAGTTGAATTTTGGATAGTTGATGAGGAACAAGAAGGAGAGCTTGATTATGATGAGTTAGAAGAAATGATCGAAGAAGAATTTCCCAAAACTGGTGAAGATGGACCCTCTCAATCAC GTAAGAAAGACACAAATATTGTGCAACTTGATGATGAGGATGATCTTGATGATATCGATTTGGAAAGTTATGAAATTGGAGATAaggatgatgaagatgaagatgaagaatgGCTTAGATAA
- the LOC140013895 gene encoding uncharacterized protein isoform X3 — MEGTDSQSTPTNESASKSSSENCRQKTDIAWRYVIEGQDSEGRRILICHWCNNTFRGGGINRMKHHLAKVKGNVAPCKNVPDDVRLLMEDSLNENFQKAKEKKGIFEIGNPFGRSVAGFEDDDIQEIPHKNKKATQTKAGENKGKRKAQHGIESYMTEIVEIVGPSNVVHMVADNASNYKAAGRLLSEKYPTISWSPCAAHCLNLIMKDIGEMTHVKDVITLASRVTVYVHNRKWILSWLRKRPGWREIVRPAETRFGTNFIALKNLHDLKQHLEALVTSSAYKRELKNEKGKEVKQIALDGKFWNNCLIIVRIMGPIMRLLRICDSDEKPLLGYVYEGMWRVVSGIKELFKKKKKFYGPYIDIIDRRWDNMLKKDLHAAAFWLNPAFQYDRDSPCHMPEIMKSVLEVMQKLKMDGLQYMMDEISMFRSKNQSFGFQFAQNTYKTARPDEWWRLFGNDAPHLQKLAIKLLSQTSSSSGCERNWSVFERIHTKKRNRLEHQRLNDLVYIHYNLRLKNRLSYKKRSYDPVDYEAIDKVEFWIVDEEQEGELDYDELEEMIEEEFPKTGEDGPSQSRKKDTNIVQLDDEDDLDDIDLESYEIGDKDDEDEDEEWLR; from the exons ATGGAAGGTACTGATTCACAATCCACACCAACAAATGAGTCAGCATCAAAGTCAAGTTCCGAAAATTGTAGGCAAAAAACTGATATAGCTTGGAGATATGTTATAGAAGGACAAGATTCAGAAGGCAGAAGAATTTTAATATGTCATTGGTGCAATAATACTTTTAGAGGAGGAGGTATTAATCGAATGAAACATCATTTAGCAAAAGTCAAGGGTAATGTTGCTCCATGCAAAAATGTGCCGGATGATGTTCGTTTGTTGATGGAAGATTCATTGaacgaaaattttcaaaaagccAAAGAGAAAAAAGGGATATTTGAAATTGGAAATCCATTTGGCCGAAGTGTAGCGGGATTTGAAGATGATGATATTCaagaaattcctcataaaaACAAGAAGGCAACTCAAACTAAAGCGGGTGAGaataagggaaaaagaaaggcacAACATGGCATTGAATCTTATATGACAG AAATTGTTGAGATTGTTGGACCCAGTAATGTTGTACACATGGTCGCAGATAATGCAAGTAATTATAAAGCTGCTGGCCGCTTACTTTCTGAAAAATATCCTACAATTAGTTGGTCTCCTTGTGCAGCACATTGTTTGAATTTAATTATGAAAGATATTGGAGAAATGACTCATGTGAAAGATGTAATTACTCTTGCTTCAAGAGTCACTGTGTATGTTCATAATCGAAAGTGGATTCTTAGTTGGTTGAGAAAAAGGCCTGGTTGGAGAGAGATTGTTCGTCCTGCCGAAACTCGATTTGGTACTAATTTTATTGCTTTGAAAAATCTTCATGATCTGAAACAACATTTAGAGGCTTTAGTGACTTCTAGTGCATACAAGAGAgagttgaaaaatgaaaaaggtaaAGAAGTCAAACAAATTGCTCTTGATGGCAAGTTTTGGAATAATTGTTTGATTATTGTGAGAATTATGGGCCCAATTATGCGCTTGTTGCGTATTTGTGATTCTGATGAAAAACCTTTATTGGGTTATGTATATGAAGGCATGTGGAGAGTTGTTAGTGGCATTAAAGAGctgtttaagaaaaaaaaaaagttctatgGCCCATACATTGATATAATAGATAGGAGATGGGATAATATGTTGAAAAAAGATCTTCATGCGGCTGCTTTTTGGTTGAATCCGGCCTTCCAATATGATAGAGACAGCCCTTGTCATATGCCTGAGATTATGAAAAGTGTTTTAGAAGTCATGCAAAAGTTGAAAATGGATGGACTTCAatacatgatggatgaaatATCAATGTTTAGGTCAAAGAACCAAAGTTTTGGATTTCAATTTGCCCAAAATACTTACAAGACTGCCCGTCCAG ATGAGTGGTGGAGATTGTTTGGTAATGATGCTCCACATTTACAAAAGTTGGCAATTAAACTCTTGAGTcaaacttcttcttcttcgggaTGTGAACGCAATTGGAGTGTATTTGAACGCATCCATACCAAAAAGAGAAATAGACTTGAACATCAAAGGTTGAATGATCTTGTTTATATTCATTATAATTTACGTTTGAAGAATAG GCTTTCATATAAAAAGAGGTCTTATGATCCGGTGGATTATGAAGCTATTGATAAAGTTGAATTTTGGATAGTTGATGAGGAACAAGAAGGAGAGCTTGATTATGATGAGTTAGAAGAAATGATCGAAGAAGAATTTCCCAAAACTGGTGAAGATGGACCCTCTCAATCAC GTAAGAAAGACACAAATATTGTGCAACTTGATGATGAGGATGATCTTGATGATATCGATTTGGAAAGTTATGAAATTGGAGATAaggatgatgaagatgaagatgaagaatgGCTTAGATAA
- the LOC140013895 gene encoding uncharacterized protein isoform X4 has product MEGTDSQSTPTNESASKSSSENCRQKTDIAWRYVIEGQDSEGRRILICHWCNNTFRGGGINRMKHHLAKVKGNVAPCKNVPDDVRLLMEDSLNENFQKAKEKKGIFEIGNPFGRSVAGFEDDDIQEIPHKNKKATQTKAGENKGKRKAQHGIESYMTGMWRVVSGIKELFKKKKKFYGPYIDIIDRRWDNMLKKDLHAAAFWLNPAFQYDRDSPCHMPEIMKSVLEVMQKLKMDGLQYMMDEISMFRSKNQSFGFQFAQNTYKTARPDEWWRLFGNDAPHLQKLAIKLLSQTSSSSGCERNWSVFERIHTKKRNRLEHQRLNDLVYIHYNLRLKNRLSYKKRSYDPVDYEAIDKVEFWIVDEEQEGELDYDELEEMIEEEFPKTGEDGPSQSRKKDTNIVQLDDEDDLDDIDLESYEIGDKDDEDEDEEWLR; this is encoded by the exons ATGGAAGGTACTGATTCACAATCCACACCAACAAATGAGTCAGCATCAAAGTCAAGTTCCGAAAATTGTAGGCAAAAAACTGATATAGCTTGGAGATATGTTATAGAAGGACAAGATTCAGAAGGCAGAAGAATTTTAATATGTCATTGGTGCAATAATACTTTTAGAGGAGGAGGTATTAATCGAATGAAACATCATTTAGCAAAAGTCAAGGGTAATGTTGCTCCATGCAAAAATGTGCCGGATGATGTTCGTTTGTTGATGGAAGATTCATTGaacgaaaattttcaaaaagccAAAGAGAAAAAAGGGATATTTGAAATTGGAAATCCATTTGGCCGAAGTGTAGCGGGATTTGAAGATGATGATATTCaagaaattcctcataaaaACAAGAAGGCAACTCAAACTAAAGCGGGTGAGaataagggaaaaagaaaggcacAACATGGCATTGAATCTTATATGACAG GCATGTGGAGAGTTGTTAGTGGCATTAAAGAGctgtttaagaaaaaaaaaaagttctatgGCCCATACATTGATATAATAGATAGGAGATGGGATAATATGTTGAAAAAAGATCTTCATGCGGCTGCTTTTTGGTTGAATCCGGCCTTCCAATATGATAGAGACAGCCCTTGTCATATGCCTGAGATTATGAAAAGTGTTTTAGAAGTCATGCAAAAGTTGAAAATGGATGGACTTCAatacatgatggatgaaatATCAATGTTTAGGTCAAAGAACCAAAGTTTTGGATTTCAATTTGCCCAAAATACTTACAAGACTGCCCGTCCAG ATGAGTGGTGGAGATTGTTTGGTAATGATGCTCCACATTTACAAAAGTTGGCAATTAAACTCTTGAGTcaaacttcttcttcttcgggaTGTGAACGCAATTGGAGTGTATTTGAACGCATCCATACCAAAAAGAGAAATAGACTTGAACATCAAAGGTTGAATGATCTTGTTTATATTCATTATAATTTACGTTTGAAGAATAG GCTTTCATATAAAAAGAGGTCTTATGATCCGGTGGATTATGAAGCTATTGATAAAGTTGAATTTTGGATAGTTGATGAGGAACAAGAAGGAGAGCTTGATTATGATGAGTTAGAAGAAATGATCGAAGAAGAATTTCCCAAAACTGGTGAAGATGGACCCTCTCAATCAC GTAAGAAAGACACAAATATTGTGCAACTTGATGATGAGGATGATCTTGATGATATCGATTTGGAAAGTTATGAAATTGGAGATAaggatgatgaagatgaagatgaagaatgGCTTAGATAA
- the LOC113705635 gene encoding patatin-like protein 2, which produces MEGANSSPVQILPPTNGNLITILSIDGGGIRGIIPAAILDFLESQLQELDGEDARIADYFDVIAGTSTGGLITAMLTAPNEKNRPLYAAKEIKPFYLGNGPKIFPQKSGILGLIKPVQNFIPGPLYDGKYLHKILKEKLGQTRLRQTLTNVVIPTFDVKYLQPTIFSTYEVKASPLLDALLSDICIGTSAAPTYFPVHYFTNQDDKGNVWDFNLTDGGVAANNPTILAMSQVTKQMIKNDPDFSQMKPTDYARFLVISIGTGSAKIEKKFSAEMVNKWNPLGWVLNGTVPPLVEMFAQASGDMVDYQISVIFQALHSEANYLRIQDDTLTGQSASVDVATKENMEKLGEIGSNLLKKPVSRVNLLTGAVEQVENGGTNEEALKRFAKLLSDERRLRRSKSQTTN; this is translated from the exons ATGGAGGGAGCAAACTCTTCTCCTGTTCAAATCCTGCCCCCAACCAATGGAAATCTAATAACTATTCTTAGCATTGATGGAGGTGGCATCAGAGGCATCATTCCTGCTGCTATTCTTGATTTCCTTGAATCCCAACTTCAG GAGCTGGATGGTGAAGATGCAAGAATTGCTGATTATTTTGATGTTATTGCGGGAACCAGTACTGGAGGCCTCATAACAGCTATGTTAACTGCACCAAATGAAAAGAATCGTCCTCTTTATGCTGCAAAAGAAATCAAGCCATTTTATTTGGGGAATGGCCCCAAAATATTCCCACAAAAGAG TGGCATACTGGGGTTGATCAAACCCGTGCAGAATTTTATCCCAGGTCCCTTGTATGATGGGAAATACCTTCACAAAATTCTCAAGGAAAAGTTAGGGCAAACTCGGTTACGCCAAACGTTGACCAATGTTGTTATTCCAACATTTGATGTCAAGTATTTACAGCCAACCATATTTTCCACATATGAG GTGAAAGCTTCCCCATTGCTGGATGCTCTGTTATCTGACATATGCATTGGCACATCTGCAGCTCCAACCTATTTTCCTGTTCATTACTTCACAAATCAGGATGACAAAGGAAATGTCTGGGATTTCAACCTCACTGATGGTGGTGTAGCTGCAAATAATCCG ACCATACTGGCCATGAGCCAGGTAACCAAACAAATGATTAAAAATGATCCAGATTTCTCCCAAATGAAGCCAACGGATTATGCTCGCTTTCTAGTGATCTCAATTGGCACAGGATCAGCaaagatagaaaagaaattcAGTGCTGAAATGGTGAACAAATGGAACCCTTTGGGTTGGGTGCTTAACGGGACTGTGCCACCATTAGTAGAGATGTTTGCCCAAGCAAGTGGAGATATGGTGGATTATcaaatatctgtgattttccaaGCTCTTCATTCTGAAGCCAACTATCTTCGTATTCAA GATGACACATTAACGGGACAAAGCGCCTCAGTTGATGTGGCGACAAAAGAAAACATGGAAAAGCTTGGGGAAATTGGTTCAAATTTGCTAAAAAAACCAGTTTCAAGAGTGAATTTGCTCACAGGAGCAGTTGAGCAAGTGGAGAATGGTGGTACTAACGAGGAGGCTTTGAAAAG GTTCGCAAAATTGCTCTCGGATGAAAGGAGACTCCGAAGGTCAAAATCTCAAACCACAAATTAA